One part of the Streptomyces nigra genome encodes these proteins:
- a CDS encoding ScbR family autoregulator-binding transcription factor — MGLQQERAIRTRRLMLKSAAEVFDREDYASARLSDISARANMSTGALHFHFANKEELAQAVVSEARGTLWLAARSAYERTPEPLQALTDVSHTLSQLLSWDVVSRAGLRLDNDRSRRGRERFLHGWHAAVRRLLERAQQDGSLAKQVHLQAVTCAIVAATTGIGVLIKGGEVERTRLAFTGFWQGFLPGLAVPELLGRLNPGGTDEVVEYAVAASRYLPFAPDETVGPERTASGVG; from the coding sequence GTGGGACTACAACAGGAGAGGGCGATCCGCACCCGGCGGCTGATGCTCAAGTCGGCGGCCGAGGTCTTCGACCGTGAGGACTACGCCTCGGCCAGACTCTCCGACATCAGCGCGCGGGCCAACATGAGCACCGGCGCGCTGCACTTCCACTTCGCGAACAAGGAGGAGCTGGCACAGGCCGTCGTGAGCGAGGCCCGCGGCACCCTCTGGCTCGCGGCCCGCAGCGCGTACGAGCGCACCCCCGAGCCGCTCCAGGCGCTCACCGACGTCTCCCACACACTCAGCCAGCTGCTGTCCTGGGACGTCGTGTCGCGGGCCGGGCTGCGGCTGGACAACGACCGGTCCCGGCGCGGGCGGGAGCGGTTCCTGCACGGCTGGCACGCGGCCGTACGGCGGCTGCTCGAACGGGCGCAGCAGGACGGCAGCCTGGCGAAGCAGGTCCACCTCCAGGCGGTGACCTGCGCGATCGTCGCCGCGACGACGGGGATAGGGGTGCTGATCAAGGGGGGTGAGGTGGAGCGGACGCGGCTCGCCTTCACCGGGTTCTGGCAGGGCTTCCTGCCGGGGCTCGCCGTACCTGAGCTGCTCGGCCGGCTGAACCCCGGCGGGACCGACGAGGTGGTGGAGTACGCGGTGGCCGCCTCCCGCTACCTGCCCTTCGCCCCGGACGAGACCGTGGGCCCGGAGCGGACGGCTTCCGGCGTGGGCTGA
- a CDS encoding NAD-dependent epimerase/dehydratase family protein encodes MTRHLLVTGSGGFVGGHVVAAAGAAGGVRLRLLVRTVPPPGPGPAAGLPVTYVRGDLTEPASLTGVCDGVDAVVHCASRVGGDPEALRRTNDLGTRALVEEARRAGVGRFVCLSTAAVHGRGPFRRARPDGLPVAPGSDTSRTRAAAEAHVRAAGGTVLRPHLVYGAGDRWVVPGVLTLLRTLGALPEGPLGRQSAVDAAALGRALLSAALTPLERVGGVRFVAHPRPVRGEELIAAVAETYGLIPGALPTLPLDEARARLRGHPVARHHLDLLAVDHWFDGTPVWDVLGCSPGPEFAEGLDRYADRYRNTEPAPERGPGRAQPTPEAVRSGPTVSSGAKGR; translated from the coding sequence GTGACCCGGCACCTTCTGGTGACCGGGTCCGGTGGGTTCGTCGGCGGCCATGTGGTCGCCGCGGCCGGCGCCGCGGGGGGCGTACGGCTGCGGCTGCTGGTCCGCACGGTCCCACCGCCCGGCCCCGGCCCGGCGGCCGGCCTCCCGGTCACGTACGTACGCGGCGACCTCACCGAACCCGCCTCGCTCACGGGTGTCTGCGACGGCGTCGACGCCGTCGTGCACTGCGCGTCCCGCGTCGGCGGCGACCCCGAGGCGCTGCGGCGCACCAACGACCTCGGCACCCGGGCCCTGGTCGAGGAGGCACGGCGGGCCGGCGTCGGCCGGTTCGTGTGTCTGAGCACTGCGGCGGTGCACGGCCGAGGGCCCTTCCGCCGGGCCCGGCCGGACGGGCTCCCGGTCGCGCCCGGGTCGGACACCAGCCGGACGCGGGCGGCGGCCGAGGCCCATGTGCGCGCGGCGGGCGGCACGGTCCTGCGGCCCCACCTCGTGTACGGCGCGGGCGACCGCTGGGTGGTGCCCGGTGTGCTGACGCTGCTGCGGACGCTCGGCGCCCTGCCCGAAGGGCCGCTCGGACGGCAGTCGGCGGTCGACGCCGCGGCCCTGGGGAGGGCACTGCTTTCGGCCGCGCTCACCCCGTTGGAACGTGTGGGCGGTGTCCGGTTCGTCGCCCATCCCCGGCCGGTACGGGGCGAGGAGCTGATCGCCGCGGTCGCCGAAACGTACGGTCTAATTCCGGGGGCCCTCCCCACGCTGCCCCTCGACGAGGCACGCGCCCGGCTGCGCGGGCATCCGGTGGCCCGGCACCATCTCGACCTGCTCGCCGTGGACCACTGGTTCGACGGCACGCCGGTCTGGGACGTCCTCGGCTGTTCCCCCGGGCCGGAGTTCGCCGAGGGCCTCGACCGGTACGCGGACCGGTACCGGAATACGGAGCCCGCCCCGGAGCGGGGGCCCGGCCGGGCTCAGCCCACGCCGGAAGCCGTCCGCTCCGGGCCCACGGTCTCGTCCGGGGCGAAGGGCAGGTAG
- a CDS encoding ScbA/BarX family gamma-butyrolactone biosynthesis protein, protein MADPAISVVDRFVGSRPHLNPAQERSDTASVASTARPGRPHAEPTPANRSEQTLVRLAYQTDSPVLIADGRATGEFCHRLDPADRFPVDWLRLSEHRYLVSVDWPAAHRFFAPLPGGRQDPMLVAETTRQATMMLAHAEYGVPVGDQFVMQELGYRLLTPEFTVLAASGPIDVVVECSDVQLRAGRLVGMRVDLRFQRLGRVLATSMGVLYCTSARVYRRLRGASMGADGRSVPLLPAVPAHETGRTDPADVVLAPSKHRPGWRLRLNVAHPTLFARPNDHVPGMVLLEAARQAATALTPGHDFHPASMRVAFHKYCELADPCWILAGHETDPELGAVVRVRGLQREEPVFTATLSAAVRDDG, encoded by the coding sequence ATGGCTGATCCCGCTATATCCGTAGTCGACAGGTTCGTCGGGTCCCGTCCGCATCTGAACCCGGCGCAGGAACGATCCGACACCGCCTCGGTGGCCTCGACGGCCCGTCCGGGCCGCCCGCACGCCGAGCCCACCCCGGCGAACCGCTCCGAACAGACCCTCGTTCGCCTCGCATACCAGACCGACTCCCCGGTTCTGATTGCCGATGGACGGGCCACCGGGGAGTTCTGCCACCGCCTCGACCCCGCCGACCGCTTCCCGGTCGACTGGCTGCGGCTGTCCGAGCACCGCTATCTCGTCAGCGTCGACTGGCCCGCCGCGCACCGCTTCTTCGCGCCGCTGCCCGGCGGACGGCAGGACCCGATGCTGGTCGCCGAGACCACCCGGCAGGCCACGATGATGCTGGCGCACGCCGAGTACGGCGTCCCCGTCGGCGACCAGTTCGTGATGCAGGAGCTCGGCTATCGTCTGCTGACCCCCGAGTTCACCGTGCTCGCCGCGTCCGGCCCGATCGACGTGGTCGTCGAGTGCTCCGACGTCCAGCTGCGCGCCGGACGCCTGGTCGGGATGCGGGTCGACCTGCGCTTCCAGCGGCTCGGCCGGGTGCTCGCCACCAGCATGGGCGTCCTGTACTGCACCTCCGCCCGGGTCTACCGCAGGCTGCGCGGCGCGAGCATGGGCGCCGACGGCCGCTCGGTGCCGCTGCTGCCCGCCGTCCCCGCCCACGAGACCGGCCGCACCGACCCCGCCGACGTCGTCCTCGCGCCTTCCAAGCACCGCCCCGGCTGGCGGCTGCGGCTGAACGTCGCGCACCCGACGCTCTTCGCCCGCCCCAACGACCACGTCCCCGGCATGGTGCTGCTGGAGGCCGCCCGGCAGGCGGCCACCGCGCTGACCCCCGGGCACGACTTCCACCCGGCCTCGATGCGGGTCGCCTTCCACAAGTACTGCGAACTGGCCGACCCCTGCTGGATCCTGGCCGGCCACGAGACCGACCCCGAGCTCGGCGCGGTGGTCCGGGTGCGGGGCCTGCAGCGGGAGGAGCCCGTGTTCACCGCGACGCTCTCCGCCGCCGTACGGGACGACGGGTGA
- a CDS encoding ScbR family autoregulator-binding transcription factor, whose translation MARQARAIQTRTSILLAAAEVFDERGYSTATITEIIARAGVTKGALYFHFSSKEDLALGVIAAQLELGPLPAQRTKLQELTDQGLLFAHQLQHDPLTRASVGLAMDQWSESGENGEGGNPFHGRPFQEWADRLTELLVEARKRGELLPHVDPAETAELLSGAFTGIQWTSQVLCQRRDLTRRVIAMFRHLLPSVAMPQILPTLELTPERAVALLASRDAALEAEEAEDGEGDAA comes from the coding sequence ATGGCACGTCAAGCGCGAGCGATCCAGACCCGCACGTCGATCCTGCTGGCCGCGGCGGAGGTGTTCGACGAGCGCGGCTACAGCACGGCGACCATCACGGAGATCATCGCGCGGGCCGGCGTGACGAAGGGGGCGCTGTACTTCCACTTCTCGTCCAAGGAGGACCTGGCCCTCGGGGTGATAGCGGCGCAGCTGGAGCTGGGGCCGCTGCCCGCGCAGCGCACGAAGCTGCAGGAACTCACCGACCAGGGGCTGCTGTTCGCCCATCAGCTGCAGCACGATCCGCTCACCCGGGCCAGTGTCGGGCTCGCCATGGACCAGTGGAGCGAGAGCGGGGAGAACGGGGAGGGCGGCAACCCGTTCCACGGCCGCCCGTTCCAGGAGTGGGCGGACCGGCTGACCGAGCTGCTCGTCGAGGCGCGCAAGCGCGGTGAGCTGCTGCCGCACGTGGATCCGGCGGAGACGGCGGAGCTGCTGTCCGGGGCCTTCACCGGCATCCAGTGGACGTCGCAGGTGCTGTGCCAGCGCCGGGATCTGACGCGCCGGGTCATCGCGATGTTCCGGCATCTGCTGCCGAGCGTGGCGATGCCGCAGATCCTGCCGACGCTGGAGCTCACCCCGGAGCGGGCCGTCGCCCTCCTCGCCTCGCGCGACGCCGCGCTGGAGGCGGAGGAGGCCGAGGACGGCGAGGGCGACGCCGCCTAA
- a CDS encoding response regulator transcription factor: MRVLVIDPDDGSAEPLVCRLVRNGHQVRRARTGRAGLRAWEQAEVVLLDLDLPDLDGLQVCAEIRARGSTPLITFTGRDSELDRVLSLRSGADDCLVKPYGFRELAARMDAVTRRVVTGGGPAGVSFGALRLDPGTREAWLGERPLELTRKEFDILLLLASAPETVVSRRNLIAGVWADEWAISTRTVDTHVSALRAKLGEGWITTVRGVGYRLEDAARTGRQALSDSP; the protein is encoded by the coding sequence ATGCGTGTACTCGTGATCGACCCGGACGACGGGTCCGCCGAACCCCTGGTCTGCCGCCTGGTGCGCAACGGGCACCAGGTCCGGCGGGCCCGCACCGGCCGGGCGGGACTGCGGGCGTGGGAGCAGGCCGAGGTCGTCCTGCTCGACCTCGACCTGCCGGACCTCGACGGTCTGCAGGTGTGCGCCGAGATCAGGGCGCGCGGCAGCACACCGCTGATCACCTTCACCGGCCGGGACTCCGAGCTGGACCGGGTGCTCAGCCTGCGCTCCGGCGCCGACGACTGCCTCGTCAAGCCCTACGGCTTCCGGGAACTGGCCGCCCGGATGGACGCCGTCACCCGCCGCGTCGTCACCGGCGGCGGACCTGCCGGGGTGTCCTTCGGGGCGCTGCGGCTGGACCCCGGCACCCGCGAGGCCTGGCTGGGGGAGCGGCCGCTGGAGCTGACCCGCAAGGAGTTCGACATCCTGCTGCTGCTCGCCTCCGCGCCGGAGACCGTGGTCTCCCGCCGGAATCTGATCGCAGGGGTCTGGGCGGACGAGTGGGCCATCTCCACCCGGACCGTGGACACCCATGTCAGCGCGTTGCGCGCCAAGCTCGGCGAGGGCTGGATCACCACGGTGCGCGGCGTCGGCTACCGGCTGGAGGACGCCGCCCGCACCGGCCGCCAGGCCCTGTCGGACAGCCCTTAG
- a CDS encoding antibiotic biosynthesis monooxygenase family protein codes for MPKIAADGKNLTVLNLFSTDSAEKQDSLLAAMREIVDSAAYEGWRSSTVHSGQTKFGTANFIQWRSTEDLEARYAGEEFKHRTLPLFGEITTAIRLLQNEVVFTQQKPGAGETEISPDRDDYTVIDLYGVTEKHQDDLVETLGASQDWLQKVPGYRSHTVLRGLRGRNIEGRWVVVYSQWDSKEAYDAFREQPAAQRSAERQKVDAAVDALATWRDSNTYRVVHTRSAGE; via the coding sequence ATGCCGAAGATCGCCGCCGATGGTAAGAACCTGACCGTCCTCAACCTGTTCTCCACCGACTCCGCGGAGAAGCAGGACAGCCTGCTCGCCGCGATGCGGGAAATCGTCGACTCCGCCGCCTACGAGGGCTGGCGCTCCAGCACCGTGCACAGCGGCCAGACCAAGTTCGGCACCGCCAACTTCATCCAGTGGCGCTCCACCGAGGACCTCGAGGCCCGGTACGCCGGCGAGGAGTTCAAGCACCGCACGCTCCCGCTGTTCGGCGAGATCACCACCGCCATCCGGCTGCTGCAGAACGAGGTGGTCTTCACCCAGCAGAAGCCCGGCGCCGGCGAGACCGAGATCTCCCCGGACCGCGACGACTACACGGTCATCGACCTGTACGGCGTCACCGAGAAGCACCAGGACGACCTGGTCGAGACGCTCGGCGCGTCCCAGGACTGGCTGCAGAAGGTCCCCGGGTACCGCAGCCACACCGTGCTGCGCGGACTGCGCGGCCGCAACATCGAGGGCAGGTGGGTCGTCGTCTACTCGCAGTGGGACAGCAAGGAGGCGTACGACGCCTTCCGCGAGCAGCCGGCCGCTCAGCGCTCGGCGGAGCGGCAGAAGGTCGACGCCGCGGTGGACGCGCTGGCCACCTGGCGCGACTCCAACACCTACCGCGTGGTGCACACCCGGTCGGCCGGCGAGTGA
- a CDS encoding nuclear transport factor 2 family protein gives MNSVTAKAEIGGLLDRYLIGLDDEKLDDDWARALFTDDARVEFPMARHEGVGGLADWHRRALDAFAGTQHLNSPAVVDLTGDERAVLRANLVSTHVHHPDTPGDPLFVSGTLVRGAARRTGAGWRLTELSFHLVWSTGSPPRPAGAR, from the coding sequence ATGAATTCCGTCACTGCGAAAGCCGAAATCGGCGGGCTGCTCGACCGATATCTCATAGGTCTCGACGACGAAAAGCTCGACGACGACTGGGCGCGCGCGCTGTTCACCGACGACGCCCGTGTGGAGTTCCCGATGGCCCGGCACGAGGGCGTCGGCGGACTGGCCGACTGGCACCGCCGTGCGCTGGACGCCTTCGCCGGCACCCAGCACCTCAACTCGCCGGCGGTCGTGGACCTCACCGGCGACGAGCGGGCGGTGCTGCGGGCCAACCTGGTCTCGACGCACGTGCACCACCCGGACACCCCCGGCGATCCGCTGTTCGTCTCCGGCACGCTGGTGCGGGGCGCCGCCCGGCGCACCGGCGCTGGCTGGCGGCTGACGGAGCTGTCGTTCCATCTGGTGTGGTCGACGGGCAGTCCGCCCCGTCCGGCGGGCGCCCGATGA